A genomic region of Planococcus kocurii contains the following coding sequences:
- a CDS encoding GNAT family N-acetyltransferase: MKKIIRQLGLDDLHYLKEMETGIEDDYILRVYSRISSGSSRLYGLFVDDRLASIGGYTIFAKQYIMLGRMRSDLRFRGKNLSTQLMSYIMEQAFSLPAIQWIGANTQQENTSARRVMDKLGLAEVSTLYSAISIDASSLETGGAIWKSLTTLSQKQAWVDQLYIQTGAVFPYECYYTFPASEELFADAKLAQWSFFENPQKDRVLIAKKDYKRDYYLHIVYPWDDLMEQAGLWETVSLAQRELSETVKAKALLWIDLSPSQVSALPTHHMFNLPSPWLLYGVNR, translated from the coding sequence GTGAAAAAAATTATTCGGCAATTAGGATTGGACGATTTGCATTATTTAAAAGAAATGGAGACCGGTATAGAAGATGATTATATTCTTCGTGTCTACAGCAGAATTTCTAGCGGTTCTAGTCGTTTGTATGGTTTGTTTGTAGACGACCGTCTTGCAAGTATCGGTGGCTATACGATTTTTGCCAAGCAATACATTATGCTTGGCAGAATGCGCAGTGATTTACGCTTCCGCGGAAAAAATTTGTCCACACAATTAATGTCTTATATTATGGAGCAAGCCTTCTCGCTTCCTGCTATCCAATGGATCGGTGCAAATACGCAGCAAGAAAACACATCCGCCAGACGTGTTATGGATAAGCTCGGTCTTGCCGAAGTATCCACACTTTACAGCGCTATTTCCATTGACGCATCTTCACTTGAGACTGGTGGTGCTATTTGGAAAAGCCTAACAACGCTTTCCCAAAAACAGGCGTGGGTCGATCAATTGTATATTCAGACAGGTGCTGTTTTTCCTTATGAATGCTACTATACGTTTCCAGCTTCTGAAGAGTTGTTTGCCGATGCTAAATTAGCACAATGGTCTTTTTTTGAAAACCCTCAGAAAGACCGTGTGCTCATAGCGAAAAAGGATTACAAACGAGATTATTATCTTCACATCGTCTACCCATGGGATGATTTAATGGAACAAGCCGGATTATGGGAAACTGTTTCACTGGCTCAGCGCGAGTTAAGTGAAACAGTAAAAGCAAAAGCTTTGCTGTGGATCGACTTGTCGCCTTCTCAAGTCAGTGCATTACCAACCCATCACATGTTTAACTTGCCTTCTCCATGGCTATTGTATGGTGTTAATCGCTAA